GTTGAATCCCAtctttttgtgatattttctcTGCTGAAGTAAGGAAACTGCAAGAGTTTCTTGATTCTAGAGATCTTCTCTCTTGGTCACAGAacttatatttttggaattttttttgctGAAACTTGTATGTAGCATCTCTCATATTAATTGCCCCTATCCTGCAATTTCATTGATGCTCGAAAATGCTGTGGTTACGAAACTTAGACATATTGAGACTACCTGCCTAGAATTCACAGTTGTGAAACTTTGTGGTTATGAATTAACGTAACATCATTTCATTTACAACCTAGCTATTGTTGATTGTGAATGGTGATAAAGTATGGCTGATTCATAACCTAGTCGATGCAGGGACGTTAATTACCTTTATTTGATCACATTTaaccataaaataataattaggcTATGAATTGtccttattttatcaattatcacCACCCATAGTCAAACAATGCTAGGTTGTGAATTTACCTTTATTTTATCACCATTCACAAACTTTagttttttgttcattttgtgCAATTTTCCTGTTTAATAGCTCCCtctattcataattttttataacgTTGGGTTCTTACACTTGAAGACATGAAGGGCGTAATTCGATgccaaaataatgaatttattattatcaaattcACCTAGTCATAAAATTGAGCAAAAATAGGAAATATGTTGGAGCTTATTAATCAGCctaccaaataaaaataaagttggctaatggtattatttttaatactaatagaTAAGTTAGCGGTTTTATTCagtttgataaataaaaacctaacaaatactaaaaaataaatgtgcaaggatttattttaaatgaaaaggATAATAGCTATTTAAGTagcaaaatttaataaaaaagtttcacaaggtttcaaaatattaaattatgagtttcatttttttctcaattacaAATGGTTCGCCTGCTAACGAATTGGTGTTAGtggaattgaaaaataattgaattggtGTTAGTGGATAACAAGTGAaaaaggttttaaaaaaaatagagtaatttCGTTGAAACGAgcaagttgaaaaagttggcgCGAAAAACCAAATGGTTTTGAAAAACTGAATCCCAACCCGCCAATTCTGTCAAACCTATATACCGCCATTTCCGATTCCATTTCTCACACTGATAAGCTACGCAGCTCACACCCACCGTAGAAACAGAAGCAATGAAGATCCGGACGATGAAGCTCCGAGAAGCCCACACAGCTGCCGACGATTCCGTCTGCTCCATTCTCTGGGCCTCCGATGCAGGCCACATCGTcacttcctcctcctccgacAACGCCATCTGCATCCACCACGCCTCCGCGCCTTCCAATGCCCCCAAGTTTCTTCGCAACCACCGCGAGGGAGTCACGGCGCTGGCTCTCAGCCCTAATTCCACCTGCCTTGCTTCTGCCTCCCTTGACCACTCGGTCAAGTTATATAAATTCCCTggtatttttcttacttttagTGTGTGAATTGGTTATTTGCTGATTTCAGAGTGTGAAATATTTGGTATGGATTTGGGATTTTTGGGTTTCGGTGGTGGTATATGGTATACGAAAAAGTTGGGGCTTTGGAATCTTTTAGATTTTGAAAGGCTTAATTGAGAAGCTGCTACTTGATCTTGATTCTCGTCTTTGATCTGTTAAATCTCAAAATCGGAACTTGTGTCGTTGTACAATGAAGACATTTTAGTTTGATGTATGCATTTCCAAATTAGTAACGCTGAGACATTCTATGTATCTAAGTGAGTTAGAAACTTATGAGTCAGAATTTGACATATGATGTTCCATAGTgtatatttattgtttgtaATGTATGCagaaaattactttttttttccattgcACAAGTAATATGAACTGGACTTGAGATGGATCTACGGTGATCTAGCAAAGCATTACTCATGATATTGGCTTGTTTTGTGCTCACTAATCTGCGTGACATGAACCTGTTGTTAGTTTTGCTTGATCGTCAAGAGTGAGAAAGATTTGTCTGCTATGCACATTCATTTGTCCCCAATTGCTAATTAGCTTGAGTTTTATGGATTGTGATATATGTTTGGTTGGTATGAGAGTGGATTTACTGGCTAAGGGCTATATGTAATCAAGATGCCAATTAACACTGTTGCATTTGTTTGTATTTCTGTAGGTGGAGATTTTGAAACTAATATCACTAGATTCACCCTGCCAATTCGTGCTGTTGCTTTTAATAAGTCGGGAACAATTTTGGCTGCTGCTGGTGATGATGAGGGCATCAAACTTGTCAATACTATTGATGGAACCATTGCAAGAGTACTTAAAGGGCATAAAGGATCTGTCACCAGCCTGGCTTTTGATCCTAAATCTGAATACTTAACTTCACTTGATTCAAATGGGACAGTCATTTACTGGGAGCTCCAATCTGGGAGTACACTTCATGTCCTTAAGGCTATTGCTCCCAACAATGGTACAGATGTCTCAGTTATGAACATACTTGCTTGGAGTCCAGATGGAGAATTGTTAGCAGTACCAGGTCTGAAAAATAATGTGGTGTTGTATGACAGGGACACTGCTGAGAAGCTTTTTTCTCTTAGTGGTGATCATTTACAGCCTATTTGCTTCTTATCATGGTCGCCTAATGGGAAATATATTGCTACTTCTGGTTTAGACAAACAAATTCTTATTTGGGATGTGGATAAGAAACAGGACATTGAGAGGCAAAAGTTTAGTGAATGCATAACTTGCATGGCATGGAAGCCTGAGGGAAATGCATTGGCAGTTATTGATGTTAAGGGGAAGTATGGTGTGTGGGAATCAGTTGTACCATCAACAATGAAATCTCCGACTGAAGATATTCCTGGTTTATATTCCAAAAACAGCAATGGCCTCCTCTTgtttgatgaagaagaagaacctTGTGCATCAGGTAATTTAAGTGATCTCAATGAAGATAGCTATGATGACTTTGAGCCACTTAGAAGAAAGAGATCCCGTAAGCACTCTAGTTATGATGATGAAATGGAAGATGTTAATGATGAGCTGGAAACTGTTTCTAAAGTTGAAACACGTAAGAAGGCTTTTTACGGTCATAAAGAAAACCTCTCTGGAAAGAGTGGATCCAGAAATATGATGGTAACTGCAGGAACTAAAATGCAAGAACCTTTTCAGCCTGGAGCTACACCTGCACACCCTGGAAAGAGGCACTTTTTGTGCTACAATATGCTGGGGAGTATAACCACGATGGAACATGAAGGATATTCACATATTGAGGTATCCGGTTATCCTAAATTTATATCCTCTTCAATAGTTTAACAGTTTCCCTGAAAACCATATTATATGtaattctattttcaaaataaagaCTACAAACCCAAATTGAGAAAACatggtttggatttaattccAAAGATTTGGTGCATTATTTTGTTGCATCGACTCTTCAAGTTTCTTAGTTGAGCACCTGAAGTCAATCAGAGATGATGGACGTATAAAAAACACCAAGTCACTTGTCAAGTACTACTTGAACATGCTTTGTCTGAGTTGTACTTTCATCATACTTGTCGAGGAAAGATCAAACTTGAAAATGCTGACTGACCACCTTGCTTGATTTACCAATTGAATGAGATTTGCTTATGATCCTGTGACTAACTGGTTCACATAATTTAACTGCAGACAGATTTCCATGATACCAGCAGTGGTCCACGTGTATCTGCGATGACTGACTATTTTGGTTTTACAATGGCTTCTCTAAATGAGAATGGCAGTGTATTTGCGAATCCATGCAAAGGTGATAAGAATATGAGTACACTCATGTATCGTCCCTTTAGTAGCTGGGCAAATAACAGTGAGGTAATCcccactttatattttatctgtATTGGCTGATATCTTCTTGCAATTACCATTACAAATATGCCATACTAATCTATTAATCAGTTCTTTCACTAAAAATATGTGTTATCTATGTGTAATTCTGATTTCCCTCATGCAAACTTAGTGGTCTATGCGGTTTGAGGGGGAAGAAGTAAGAGCAATAGCACTTGGAAGTGGTTGGGTTGCTGCTATCACCAACCTTAATTCTCTTCGTATTTTCACCGAGGGTGGTTTACAGGTATGTCGAgttcttttataaattcaagCTTCTACTAAGGGATTTATTACTAGGCAAAcagtttctttctttttccatgTGATTTCACTATACTATTTAGTGTTTTCCTTGGCTTGCTCCTTTTTTGGTTTGGATTTATGACAATCTGATTTAATTACCTTATGCGTCAGAGGtacattctctctcttgatGGACCAGCGGTTACAGCTGCTGGCTACAAAGATGAACTGGCAGTTGTAACACATATATCTCCACCTCTGCCAACAAATGAACAGGTATTCTCAAAGTTTATAGATGTCATATATCTGTTTATAAATCACCTTAATTCACCATCACCTACAATAAAAGGTGCTCTGTGAATCTAGAGGATACATTATTTCATCTGACTAATGACTAAATTTCTTCAGTTAATGTTGTGCATTATCTCATTTTTGacaacatttattattatttttcaatctccaatcacaattcacaattcacaattatatAATCGAAGTTTGAGCTGTAAACTGATAAAGTATTGAAGCATGGATGTAATGTTGCATTTGTACCTATCATGAATCATCTAAGTTTCAGTTGTGAATGTAGGTTCCTTTTTCTTCAGCAAAATTATGGATAATGTGACAAGCTCAAAAGTTGGATTGGATCTAAAGCTCTAATCATTTGAGTTTCTGATATGCTTGCAAACATCCATAGACGATAGCTCCTCTGCCTTGCATGCAAGCCTAGGCTGCCTAGCAGCTAACTATTTTTCTCCTTAAGCTTATATTTAAGCGACTCATGCTGCTCTATAGCCCAAACAAAGAGCCCATCTCAAGCCAAATATGGCTTTTCTTCTGGCCAAgttaaaaaatgatgaagaaaaaaCCAGACATCATTCTTTGCGtagaaacaaatgaaattggGTTGCCTAGGCTGATTTTGTGCAGTAGATTATGCTGCAAGAAGCACAATTGTGTTTTGAAGTAGGGCAAAACGCATTTGATTGAATATTGTAAATCATATTTGCAGATCCTTGAATTTAGAGTCTTCAACATTTCTCATGGATCACAACCTTTAAGAGGACGGCTTCCATTGACTCCTGGGTCAACCTTAACATGGTTTGGTTTCAGCGAGGAAGGTCAACTAAGTTCTTTTGACTCTAAGGTGCATATCTTTCAGTCCAGGTCTAATTGTTTACAACTATGGGTCTTATGTATGTTGCTCTTAGAATTATTATATTCACAGGGTATCTTGAGAGTCTTTACAAGTCAATTTGGAGGTACTTGGTTGCCACTTTTCAGGTACTACAGCTACAATAGTTTTCTGCATGTATTTTCATAACACATTCCTTTCaacataaatatgtaaaactCTTTAACTGTCTGTCAGTGCCAGCAAAATAAAGAATTCCGAGGAAAATTATTGGGTTGCTGGCCTGAATGCAAGCAAGTTATTTTGCATTGTTTGCAAGTCTCCTGAAACTTTCCCACAGGTATAGCAATTCACTAGTGCGATGTTTACCTCTTGCCATATCAATTTGTCTTTGTACTAATCCTTTTATCTTCAAACATGACTTCTTTAGTCTACTTCCAAGCCAGTGCTGACCTTGCTAGACCTGTCATTCCCTCTTGCTGCTTCGGACCTCGGTGCAGACAGCTTGGAGAATGAATTTATGATGAACAACATGCATCTCTCAAGGGTGGGTTTTCTAAATTTGATTCAGACATTTTGGCCATTCATGGGATGCTTATAGAGTATTCAATTGTTTTTTGCAATATGtttgcaaatttgcaaaatCATCTCTGATTATGCATTCCGCAAGGATATCAATAGAACTTCAgttatttctttgttttctttctgtGATGTTGAGCTATCAATCAATGTGGATATATTCAGATCCAAAGAAGTATAGAAGAAAGAGAAGCTTCTGGTCTTGATTGCACCTTACTTGACGATGAGGCTTTCACTGTTGAAACTTCCCTTGACAGATGCATCTTGAGGCTCATTGCATCCTGCTGCAACAGTAAGTAATTCTGCAACTGGACGCACATTTTGATAAACTCATTTCTGCTTTCCATAATCTCCTTGTTTGAGATTATAAGTTAAACgaatcttttgttttcttttccagGTGACAAACATGTCAGAGCCACTGAACTTTTTAAACTTCTATCACTCGAAAAATCTAGTAGGGCAGCCATAAAACTTGTTACTGCATTAAAGCAACCAAACTTGGCTGAGCGCTTCAATAATATACTCGAGGTGAGAATTGAATTCCAAACTAAGGTCTTCCTAACCAAAACAGAACTTGAGTTGGTTTCTccattcttttcattttctaattctCTCACATACAGGAAAAGTTGCTCAGTGAAAAAAAGGAGAACATTGCACACCCTGGCAGCAAGTCCAATTTCAATGGTTCTATCAAACCAGAAGTTGCATCTACTAAGTTTTTTACTGCAGAAATCAATAGAGCAGCAGAAACTGCAGTTGCATCTCCAGTCAACACATTTCCATCCACTTCCAACACAAGGGCCCGAAACGTTGAGGAGCCTACCAAGGACAGAAATGGAAAGAGTGAAGAAAGTAAAACTATGACACCAGGAAGAACTATTGACTTGAAGGCGACAGGGAAAGGGAACGCTAATGGAGTGCACAATGCTGGAGAAGCAACGAAGGCTACAAAGGTTGATCAACTAAGTTCTAGTCGCCCATCTAATCCATTCGCAAAGTCATCCAGCAACCAAGGAAGTTCTTCATTGTTCGATTCTCtaaagaagacgaagaagGCTGACATCAAGGGGAAGGTATGAGGTTGTAGTATGCTTTGTCTTCGGCAAACTGAAGCAACAAACTAGTGATAAGTTTCTCTCAATGTTTGTTCAAGAGCAACGATGATTGCTGAGAGATTTGCTAGTGTTGTTTTAAGTTTGAtcatataaaagaaaatataactgcatatTGTAATATATAGGGAGTATTATGTAGCACTGAGCTTGTTTGAGTCAATCttaggttttattattttattctattactCAAAGTAAATGCCATTTAAggattcttattttataatgagaTTATTCGTACAGGCTGTCGCATTTAGAAGACAAATATCTAATGCAATGTTTTGTGTACATGAATGTTAAAAGTGGTGAAGAATTTTCGGAacataaaaactactccatttgtcccaTCATAATCAAAACATAAGAGAGAACAATTGTGTTAGTAgtattttgctaaaaaaggaatgATTCATTTTAGGTGGCTAAGGTGGGATGTcctaaaagaagaaaagaaggcgCTTATGATGGGACAAgagtaataatatactgtaAATTTTATCCAAGCTCAACAATGATTATGAATGAATAAATGTTCGCTATTTTGGAGTGTTTTTCATTAGTCTCATGGTTTTAACTCTTTATTTGGCTGATTATCTGAGCCTCAATATCTAGTCTTTGTCCTCAAAAAATTAGGGTTGCGGATAGCTtttattatgaatacaataataattgtaaCTAGTAACTAGTAAGTAGAGATAACGCGGGGCCATATTGTAAATGAGAATGGAGCTCATTAATGAATTGAGTTTGGGGTTAATATGATCTCAAAAAACAGTTGAATTTGGATTAGCAGTCGAGTGAATGAGTGATTAAAGATAGCATGATCTAATATCCACGTGTCATCAAGTGGTTGAATGAAGCAAAACAATGCACCCAACGGCTGAAATTCCGTCGACAAAATTCCCATCTCTTATCACTCACACTCACTGCTCTTAACAAACTCACACcaaccaaaccaaaaaaatagcAGTGAGAGAGTGGTGGCTGAAGAAGGTGATGGCTCTCAGAGTTACTTCCACCGCGCGTCCGCCCTCTCTGCCACCTTCGCCGCCACTCTCCTCTCCGCCTCCCAAGACCGTCTCTGTTCCCTCCAAACTCAAGATATCATCTTCGAGGCCGCATCAATTGGCACCGGCCTCACTCTCCGTCCCACCCGCTGCTGTTTTGCCTCTCTTTGCTCTCTTTGCGGCTCCTGATGCCTCCAGAGCTGAAATTCTCCCCAAGGAGCAAATTGTTTCTTCTCTCACTCAGGTAATcagtattgatattttgatcgCTGCTTCCATTAAGTTCTAAATCTACGATCTCGCACACATTTGGATATTAATGTGGAGTTTTTCTCCTGCTGTGTTAGTTTCTGAGTGTTAACTCAAATTCTGAAATTCGTTTGGCTCCGGATTTCTAGCATTGCTTATTTGTTTGCTCAATTtgctcaattttcttctttaagTATTTTGAGGTgataaatttggattttgcgtgtgtttatattagttttcTGAGTATTATCTACAAATTCTGAAAGTCATTCTGCTCCAATTCCTAACATTGACTTATAGTTTGCTGAATTTACTCTGCAAATTGAATTACTTGTGTGACAATAgaggaaattttaaaaagatttgGGGATATGCTTAGAGGATTTTGGcttcttttttagtttaatatggTTGTTTATTTTTGAGGAGGGAAACTAAAGCATTGCGATCTTATTAATCATCTGCTCAGGTGGAGTCtgcaattgataaaattggaGAAGTGGGCGGGAGTTTGTTGAGCGGCGCAGGGGAATTGTTTGGGGCAGTGAAGCCTGGCTTGGATGCAGCGGTTCCTATATTAAAGCAAGCTGGAGAACAGGCTGTGAAGATAGCTTCTCCAGTGGTCTCAGAGGCTACTAAGAAAGCTCAAGAAGCTATGCAGAGTTCAGGCTTCGACACTGAACCAGTCATGACTGCAGCTAAGGTGTTTCATTTGTCTTAAGTACAAATCATGCAAGAttgaattacataaaataactaacaaatcatttctttaatattttgttatctTATAGCATCATTGCATGTTGAGAATTATCTGTGGTTCGCTCTGCCAGATAAATCATATTACCATGCACAACATCCCATCCAAAggttttttataaaactagaGGCTTATGTATCTAACTATGACAAATATTACTCTTTAAGTTTGTTTTCATCCAATGAGGGGCAAAATACTGGATTAGGACGGATGATTACATAAATTTGAGGGGAGGGGGGAGGTAAATGAATTCCCTATGTTTCCTTGGGGACCGAATGTTATtggttttatcaattttagttTAGTAATGTAGAATATTGTTTAACTTGTTAAATTATTTCACATTTTGTGTTTAATCAAGAATATTAGCCTCATATATTTGTCTTGGAAAACAAATTGAGTATTGAATCAAGAAAGTAAAAGTCCACGACCAAAGACTTTAATTTCGGGCAATCTCTTGAGCAATTGAGTATTATTCAGGACTAATAttttggtgattttttttaaaaacctaaCATAGATTGTACACCTACTGACCTACATATTTTGCTTTGCCAAAAAGTCATGGGAGTTCTGTCAGCTATActcatatattataatatatgcCTCAGTACTTCTCATTTACTAGCAATGCATGCTCAGTACTCACCATTTATGTGCAGACAGTTGCTGATGCAGCTCAGCAAACTACAAAGGTGATTGATGAGGCCAAACCGATTGCCACTTCCACTGTTCAAACCATATCAGCAGCAGAACCTGTTGTAATTTTGGCAACTGGTGGTGCATTAGTCATCGCATATTTCTTACTCCCTCCTGTCCTCTCTGCCATTTCCTTTAACCTTCGGGGCTACCAGGGTAGGTTGCCTATACTTTAGTTAGAATTCTGCTATACTAAAATATCATCTGACAATGCAGAAGTGCCTGTGcattttcaaaacctatttGTGCTATGTTTATTTTCTCATGGCTCACTAGATAATTTGATAATCTGATGATGTTTTCAGTAGCTCTAGAATTTATGCACACTTTAAATTAGCAGTTGCATCGTTTCTTCAACATTTAAGTTGTGACATGATTCTACTTGAGACTTGTAACagtatcaaattcaaaatgtttAATGCTTACCAAATTTGCATGATATTCTGATGACATTCTTTACATAATCATGACAGTTATTGCTAGAAAACAACGTCAGAATCGAATATCCATAAAGTGTAATGCAAGAGATTAAAACATGGCTCAAAAGTAgaatttatcttattttttattttcttatttttatatacttaatCAGTGTCTTTCATTTTGGTATTTGATACTACTCTCTAGGTTTCCTTTCTCCTGCTCAAACCTTGGATCTGATGTCCGCAAAGAACTACATTTTGGTTGATATACGTTCAGAGAAGGATAAAAACAAGGCTGGGGTTCCTCGTCTTCCCTCCAGTGCTAAAAACAATTTGATATCAATCCCGTAAGAGCAGTCTTTGTTATTACCATTCTGCATTATTAGTGCTACTATCTTTGTACAGAAACTCAGACATGCCCAGACTTGTAGTAGAGACTCCTTATTCTCATCTGTTTTCTTTTACTAGCTAAGAATGATCTCCAATGCAAAAGATTTAGTAACCTGCTGGGGAGGGGGGTC
The nucleotide sequence above comes from Salvia hispanica cultivar TCC Black 2014 chromosome 5, UniMelb_Shisp_WGS_1.0, whole genome shotgun sequence. Encoded proteins:
- the LOC125187362 gene encoding protein ENHANCER OF LHP1 1 produces the protein MKIRTMKLREAHTAADDSVCSILWASDAGHIVTSSSSDNAICIHHASAPSNAPKFLRNHREGVTALALSPNSTCLASASLDHSVKLYKFPGGDFETNITRFTLPIRAVAFNKSGTILAAAGDDEGIKLVNTIDGTIARVLKGHKGSVTSLAFDPKSEYLTSLDSNGTVIYWELQSGSTLHVLKAIAPNNGTDVSVMNILAWSPDGELLAVPGLKNNVVLYDRDTAEKLFSLSGDHLQPICFLSWSPNGKYIATSGLDKQILIWDVDKKQDIERQKFSECITCMAWKPEGNALAVIDVKGKYGVWESVVPSTMKSPTEDIPGLYSKNSNGLLLFDEEEEPCASGNLSDLNEDSYDDFEPLRRKRSRKHSSYDDEMEDVNDELETVSKVETRKKAFYGHKENLSGKSGSRNMMVTAGTKMQEPFQPGATPAHPGKRHFLCYNMLGSITTMEHEGYSHIETDFHDTSSGPRVSAMTDYFGFTMASLNENGSVFANPCKGDKNMSTLMYRPFSSWANNSEWSMRFEGEEVRAIALGSGWVAAITNLNSLRIFTEGGLQRYILSLDGPAVTAAGYKDELAVVTHISPPLPTNEQILEFRVFNISHGSQPLRGRLPLTPGSTLTWFGFSEEGQLSSFDSKGILRVFTSQFGGTWLPLFSASKIKNSEENYWVAGLNASKLFCIVCKSPETFPQSTSKPVLTLLDLSFPLAASDLGADSLENEFMMNNMHLSRIQRSIEEREASGLDCTLLDDEAFTVETSLDRCILRLIASCCNSDKHVRATELFKLLSLEKSSRAAIKLVTALKQPNLAERFNNILEEKLLSEKKENIAHPGSKSNFNGSIKPEVASTKFFTAEINRAAETAVASPVNTFPSTSNTRARNVEEPTKDRNGKSEESKTMTPGRTIDLKATGKGNANGVHNAGEATKATKVDQLSSSRPSNPFAKSSSNQGSSSLFDSLKKTKKADIKGKV
- the LOC125190511 gene encoding calcium sensing receptor, chloroplastic, which produces MALRVTSTARPPSLPPSPPLSSPPPKTVSVPSKLKISSSRPHQLAPASLSVPPAAVLPLFALFAAPDASRAEILPKEQIVSSLTQVESAIDKIGEVGGSLLSGAGELFGAVKPGLDAAVPILKQAGEQAVKIASPVVSEATKKAQEAMQSSGFDTEPVMTAAKTVADAAQQTTKVIDEAKPIATSTVQTISAAEPVVILATGGALVIAYFLLPPVLSAISFNLRGYQGFLSPAQTLDLMSAKNYILVDIRSEKDKNKAGVPRLPSSAKNNLISIPLEELPNKVRSLVRNVKKVEAELVALKISYLKKINKGSNIVILDSYCESAKTVAKTLTKLGFKNTWIVTDGFSGSKGWLQSRLGTDSYNLSFAEVISPSRVISSASRKFGTTSTKLLPGASD